A window from Natranaerovirga hydrolytica encodes these proteins:
- the spoIIAA gene encoding anti-sigma F factor antagonist, which translates to MQIKCEIKNRNLLVNILGELDHHNAKSIREKIDQLIARNHIKNIIFDFSNIDFMDSSGIGVIMGRYKNLSVTGGKVGVVNVKPTVDRIFNLSGLYKIILKYDNVKDALNEM; encoded by the coding sequence ATGCAGATCAAATGCGAAATAAAAAACAGAAACTTATTAGTCAATATACTAGGTGAATTAGACCATCATAATGCTAAGAGTATAAGAGAAAAAATTGATCAACTCATTGCAAGAAATCACATAAAGAATATTATATTTGATTTTTCAAATATTGATTTTATGGATAGTTCAGGTATTGGTGTAATCATGGGTCGGTACAAAAACCTTAGTGTTACAGGTGGTAAAGTTGGAGTGGTCAATGTCAAGCCAACGGTGGATAGAATTTTTAATTTGTCTGGATTATACAAAATAATATTAAAATACGATAATGTTAAAGATGCATTAAATGAAATGTAG
- a CDS encoding tetratricopeptide repeat protein, translating into MICPKCGNTINEDDFCTKCDMKVSFYNKIKNTSKSLYNEGLQKAKVRDLTGAIDFLKRSLIYDKKNIEARNLLGLIYFEIGEVVRALEQWIISKNFKSEDNIAQDYIDEVQNNQHKLDKLNTAIKKYNQSLRHIEQNSLDLAIIQLKKIISLNPNFVKAYCLLTLLYIKEEEFEKGKKTILKVLSIDKNNYTALKYLEILNQDQDSTKDFEENILLGEQKTEKKKRKTKERNAFSDNLSYMYQIGYILVGLIIGALLVIFLVMPHRVNSQNETIDRLENERDSIERETENRISDLEDQLNELTSQVDEKNQELESYYENDAYFEAVEQLQIAVELYLDNNTTEAANKMVNIEENALGTTTSHNIYNYIKEEIYLEAARNYYNSGYANYQRNNFEESIEVLSNVEDFDYEDRYTGDALYFIARSYQQLGQDQEAINIFDRVIEEYSGTTRASNAQFYKNQIVD; encoded by the coding sequence TTGATATGTCCAAAGTGCGGTAATACAATTAATGAAGATGATTTTTGTACAAAGTGTGATATGAAAGTTAGTTTTTATAATAAGATAAAAAACACATCAAAAAGTTTGTACAACGAAGGTTTACAAAAAGCCAAAGTTAGAGATTTGACAGGAGCAATTGATTTTTTAAAACGCTCTTTAATATATGATAAAAAAAATATTGAAGCAAGAAATTTATTAGGGTTAATCTATTTTGAAATTGGAGAAGTTGTAAGGGCATTAGAGCAATGGATTATTAGTAAAAACTTTAAAAGTGAAGATAATATCGCTCAAGATTATATTGATGAAGTTCAAAATAATCAACACAAATTAGATAAACTCAATACAGCCATAAAAAAATACAACCAATCCTTAAGACATATTGAACAAAATAGTTTGGATTTAGCAATTATTCAACTTAAAAAAATTATAAGTTTAAATCCTAATTTTGTTAAAGCATATTGTTTGCTAACCTTATTATATATAAAGGAAGAAGAATTTGAAAAAGGCAAAAAAACTATTTTAAAAGTATTGTCTATAGATAAGAATAATTATACAGCTTTAAAATACTTAGAAATTCTTAATCAAGATCAAGATAGCACAAAAGACTTTGAAGAAAACATACTGTTAGGTGAGCAAAAGACAGAAAAGAAAAAACGTAAAACAAAAGAAAGAAATGCATTCTCAGATAATCTTTCCTATATGTATCAAATAGGTTATATCCTAGTAGGATTAATTATTGGTGCACTTTTAGTTATCTTTTTGGTGATGCCTCATCGAGTGAATTCTCAAAATGAAACAATAGATAGACTTGAAAATGAAAGAGACAGTATTGAAAGAGAGACAGAAAATAGAATCAGTGATTTAGAAGATCAATTAAATGAATTAACATCCCAAGTAGATGAGAAAAACCAAGAATTAGAAAGTTATTACGAAAATGACGCCTATTTTGAGGCGGTAGAACAGTTACAAATTGCAGTTGAATTATATTTAGATAATAACACAACAGAAGCTGCTAATAAGATGGTTAATATTGAAGAAAATGCTTTAGGAACCACAACATCTCATAACATTTACAATTATATAAAAGAAGAGATTTATTTAGAAGCAGCTAGAAATTATTATAATAGTGGATACGCCAATTATCAAAGAAATAATTTTGAAGAGAGTATTGAAGTGCTAAGTAATGTAGAAGATTTTGATTATGAAGACAGATATACAGGAGATGCCCTTTATTTTATCGCAAGAAGTTATCAGCAATTGGGACAAGACCAAGAGGCTATCAATATATTTGACAGAGTCATTGAAGAATACAGTGGAACCACAAGAGCAAGTAACGCACAATTTTATAAAAATCAAATAGTGGATTAA